The sequence AGGTGGTGCCGGAGTATGAGCGTCTGAAAGACAACTACGAGCTGCTGTGGGAAATGCCAAGCAACGACGGCTATCTGCAGTTGGTGGGGCTGATGCAGAAATTCATCGACCAGTCGATTTCGGCCAACACCAATTACGATCCGACCCGCTTCCCGGGCGGCAAGGTGCCGATGAAGCAGCTGTTGAAAGACCTGCTCACCACCTACAAGTTCGGCGTGAAAACGCTGTACTACCAAAACACCCGCGACGGTGCGGAAGACGCCCAGGAAGATTTGCAGCCTGCCAAGGCCGGCGATGACGACTGCGAAAGCGGCGCCTGCAAGATCTAAAGTTTGACCTAGCGGGCCGGAATTTTCCGGCCCCTTCATTTAGCCACGTTACGATGGATTCAGGCTTATGGCTTACACCACTTTTTCTCAGACCAAAAACGACCAGCTGCAAGAGCCGATGTTCTTCGGCCAGTCGGTAAACGTTGCGCGTTTCGACCAGCAAAAGCATGAAATCTTCGAAAAGCTGATCGAAAAACAGCTCTCCTTCTTCTGGCGCCCGGAAGAAGTTGACGTCTCCCGCGATCGCATCGATTACCAGGCGCTGCCGGAGCACGAGAAGCATATCTTCATCAGCAACCTGAAGTATCAGACGCTGCTGGATTCCATCCAGGGCCGCAGCCCGAACGTCGCTCTGCTGCCGCTGATCTCGATCCCTGAGCTGGAAACCTGGGTGGAAACCTGGTCGTTCTCCGAGACCATCCACTCCCGTTCCTACACTCACATTATCCGCAACATCGTCAACGATCCGGCGCTGGTGTTCGACGACATCGTCACCAACGAAGAGATCAAGAAGCGCGCGAAAGACATCTCCGGCTACTACGACGATCTGATCGAGATGACCAGCTACTATCACCTGCTGGGTGAAGGCACCCACCAGGTGAACGGTAAAACCGTCACCGTCAATCTGCGCGCGCTGAAGAAACAGCTGTACCTGTGCCTGATGAGCGTGAACGCGCTGGAAGCGATCCGCTTCTACGTCAGCTTCGCCTGCTCCTTCGCGTTCGCCGAGCGCGAACTGATGGAAGGCAACGCCAAAATCATCAAGCTGATCGCCCGCGACGAAGCGCTGCACCTGACCGGCACCCAGCACATGCTGAACCTGATGCGTTCCGGCGCCGACGATCCGGAAATGGCGGAGATCGCCGAGGAATGCCAACAGCAGTGCTACGATCTGTTCGTGCTGGCTGCCCAGCAGGAAAAAGAGTGGGCGGAATACCTGTTCCGCGACGGCTCGATGATCGGCCTGAACAAAGACATCCTGTGCCAGTATGTGGAGTACATCACCAATATCCGCATGCAGGCGGTCGGCCTCGGTCTGCCGTTCGAAACCCGCTCCAACCCGATCCCGTGGATCAACGCCTGGCTGGTGTCCGACAACGTGCAGGTGGCGCCGCAGGAAGTGGAAGTGAGCTCCTACCTGGTTGGCCAGATCGACTCGGAGATCAACGCCGA comes from Serratia sarumanii and encodes:
- the nrdB gene encoding class Ia ribonucleoside-diphosphate reductase subunit beta — translated: MAYTTFSQTKNDQLQEPMFFGQSVNVARFDQQKHEIFEKLIEKQLSFFWRPEEVDVSRDRIDYQALPEHEKHIFISNLKYQTLLDSIQGRSPNVALLPLISIPELETWVETWSFSETIHSRSYTHIIRNIVNDPALVFDDIVTNEEIKKRAKDISGYYDDLIEMTSYYHLLGEGTHQVNGKTVTVNLRALKKQLYLCLMSVNALEAIRFYVSFACSFAFAERELMEGNAKIIKLIARDEALHLTGTQHMLNLMRSGADDPEMAEIAEECQQQCYDLFVLAAQQEKEWAEYLFRDGSMIGLNKDILCQYVEYITNIRMQAVGLGLPFETRSNPIPWINAWLVSDNVQVAPQEVEVSSYLVGQIDSEINADDLSDFEL